The nucleotide window GAGCCTTGAACGTAGCCAATGGCAAGGTGCCTGAGAATGAACGAATCGAATGATGCCCGTAAGAGGAGGTCTCGAACGGGAGATGAGACGACTATTGTCAGGAAGGCGCGAGTACGCAAAGGAGATTCGGGACGCACTAACACTATGGACCCGGGGGTAGCTTCCAACTCGGCCCCTAAGCCCCTGGAATCGCGTTCCAGAAGGGCTTCACAGGCACAGATGACCTCTCATACCATTCAAATAAGAAGAGCTAGAAAGGCACGCAAACGCGTGCCAATAAGACGTGCATTCATTGAGACGAGCGAGATCGAGGATCAATCGAGAGTCCGAGAAGAGACTCCAAAGAGGGAAGTCATTGTGTCAAAGGCTGAAACCGAAGTCACCTACAATGAGAATGAGGGTAGCCAACCCTCACCCGAGAATAGAATCATCAAGACCTCGAGCCTGCGTCGCTTTGCTTCAGAAAAACTTCCTTCATCATCCGTTCTTCGAGAGGTTCTCATGGCGGAGAATGAGAAGCTTACAGCTGAGGAATTTCTGGCAAAGCTAGATATCTGGCTTCACCTTTTCAAGAGGGATATCGGAGGATGACTTTGTTGTTAGGGAGAGCCGTCACGAATTCCCATCCTTCAGTGACATATCTTTCGATTTGATCCATCCCTACGACCTTCTGATGATTGTTGTTTGGATTGGCCCCGACCAGACGGTTCCTGATGATGTCTCTCAGTTCCTCATCTGAGATGTTGCAGAGCGAGTCCTTCTCTATCTCCTCCTCAGTGAACCCAGACATGCGCAACAGCTCTGTGCGGAATATTCGTTTCAGCTCTTCCTCTTTGGGAAGTTCGGGGACCTTTGTCTGCAGGAATTCCTGGCTCCTACTGTAGGCTTCCCTCATATCCTCAACGACCTGAACAGGCAGTTTGGCCTTGTTAGTGGTGTACCTATGCTCAATGTCTCCCACATGCCCCATCCAAAAAGTTCGGTAATCACGGAGGACACACCCCTTCGATTCTGCAAGCATGAGCTGTGTGTCGAAATAGGATCGGAGAACGTAGGGCCGCCATTGAAAGCCAGATTTCCTTATGGCTCCCCTAATCGCGTGTGAGACTTTGGTCGTTGATATGAAAGGCTTCTTGGCAGTTTTGGGCGTGAGAATGGGAGAATCCATCTTCATCTTCTCTCCATTGCGGAGTCTCTCCTCAAGGTAATCCTTCAGATATTCGCAACCCTCTTCGGACAGGAATGAGAAGTACCTCTGTCCAGCCTTGCTCAGTTCATGCCTGACCACGACTATGGTCGGTGTCTTTTCGAAAGCAATCGAATCGCCCTTTACCTTCATCTCAGGAAGATCACCAACGACAAGTCCATCGTCTCCTGTGTAGCTGCCCAGTGTCTGTATCCTCAATCCTGAATGTGCCACCAGAGCACACATGACCCTGGTCTTCTTGTCTCCAGAAAGAAAGATCCCTTTGAGTTCCTGAGGAGTTGGCACTCTCTCGTCCTTCAATGTAGGATGAATCCCAGAGTCTCTGACCTTGATCTTCTTCTGTATGACCTTGTCGTTGTGGCCAAGCCAGGATCTGAGTGCCTTCAGTATCGACGTTATGTATGAACCTGTCAGTTCCTTGTCCTCCAACTCGGTCACGTAGTCCAAAAGAACCTTGTAGAGTTCCTTCTCCGATTCTGCAGCGAACTTTCTTGGCGTAAGCTTGTGACCTCTGCAGAAGTTGCCCAATCGACGCAAATAGACATCAGCAGTCACGATGGAACCTCTTGCCACGTTGTCATACCAGCGCTTGACCTCTTTGTCTTCGAGTAGCGGCTTATAGGCAGTTCCTCTTCCCTTCCGCTTCGTCATGATGAGACTATCAGTTAACCCCAATATAATGGTTTCGTACCGCAATTAGTACGGGCCTGAAGGGATTCGAACCCTTGACCTATCGGTTAAGAGCCGATCGCTCAACCTAGCTAAGCTACAGGCCCATCTGGTGACTGAGAGCGCACTCACTATATTATCCTTATTCGATGAAGATTGCGGGGCGCCAGGGCCTTGCCCCCGCGGCCCTTGACCCGGGATCGTGTCGTTCCGGGTCATCCGCGGTGAATATCGAGACCTCGCACTTGAACTCCCTTTCCAGGAAGTCCTTCGACTCCTCCAAGTAGTTCTTCTCATCGATGCATTGAGAGAACATCTCGATGTCGGATGGCTTCATCTTGGTGACCTGGTCCACAAGCTTGGGCGCCCACTTGGAGGCCTGCTTCGAACTTGCCCTCACGAGGTCATCCTTCATGGCCTCTTTCATCAGGACTCCGACTTCGAGCCTGCCTTCCTTCCTCAGCCCGACCGCCGTCTCAAACATGTTTGCCATCCATTCCGGATGAGTGTAGAACACAAGCCGCGCGGGGGTCATGCCGGTCGCCCTGGAGATCTGCCTCACATCATCCAGCGTGTTCCGGAAGAACTTCTCGGACGCCTCCAGTTCCACCTTGATGCTGTCTTCATCAGTCTCAGGGAGTCTGGCGAGCGATACGAAACCCTCCTTTCCGAGCCCTTCCCATATCTCTTCGCACACGTGTGGAACGAAGGGGGCAAGAAGCATTGTCTGCAGCTCAACGAAGTCCGCCAGAAGCTCCGAGTTGGGGATGTCGTTGCACCTCCTGAGATACCAGTTCCAGTCACCCTGAAGATCGAAATACGCGTGTTTCAACGCAGTCCTCAGGTTGAGGAGTTTCATGGCCTCGTTGTATCTCCCCATAGCCCTGTTCATTAGCGATCTGAACCATCTGTCAATCGGTTGCACGTCACCGCGAGTCTCATGGTCACTGAGCGCGAACCTCATCCACTGCCGGAGCTTCCTTCCGATGGAATCGGCGAAATCCACATCGAAGGAGGGGTCATCAAGACCTTCGCCTCCCTGCGCGAGCGTGATTCGTGTCACATCGGCGCCCCAGGCCTTTATCGCGTGCCTTATGTATGTCACTCTCCCGTGGGACTTCGACATCTTCTGTCCTTCCAGCTTCACGAACCCGTTCACTCCGAAGGCTCTTGGCCAGCTCTCCTGCGGGAAGATCGCGACATGGTTGAATATACAGAACACGAGGTGGTTCTGAACCAGGTCCTTGCCCGAGTTCCTGAGATCGAAGGGATACCAGTAGAGGAACTCATTCCTCATGGCATCCAGCGTTTCCACATCGATCCCCGTCTTCTCCGCAACCGACTTTGCGTCCCCGCTTTCGAACAGGACGTAGTCAAAGAAGTCGTCATCGACCTTGTCAGCGCTCCCCTCAGGGAGCAGGTGGCAGAACGTGTAGTATGACATGTAGATCGTGGAGTCGGAAAGCGACTCGATCACCCAGCTCTCGTCCCATGGAAGGGACGTGCCAAGTCCGTGATGGTGTGCGCACGCCCACTCTCGCAACCAGTCCACGACGTACTCGAATTGCCTTCTCGAGATTTCCGGGAGCAGCTTCATCTTCTCCAGGGCTTCGTAGGTGAGCTTCTTCCACTCTGGATCCCCGTAGTCCAGAAACCACTGATCGCGAACGAGCTTGACGACGGCTGGCGTCAGGCAGCGGCAAATGACCTCCCCGCTGGGCTCGTACAGGATGTCGGCCTCACCCGCCTCGATCATCTTCCGCTTGATTGCGTCTTTTGCCTCCTCGACTTTCATTCCAGAGATGTCCCCGCAATCCTCGTTCATGACCCCTGTGTAGTAGCCCGTCCTGTAGATCTCGTCCTTCGCCTTCTCGAGCTTATCCCTCTCCATCTGGTTCTCTATCCCCATGCGGTCCACGATCTCCACCGCTGGAAGTGGCCCCCATCCTTCGGACGTGATGATCGCGATCGGCGCTATGTTCTTGATCTCATCGGGATCCAAATCGAACTCGGCCAGGGTCTCCTCATCCTCCTGCAGGTCCTTGAGCGCTATCCAGTCGTCGGGGGCGTCCGAGGGCACGCTCGTCACTATCCCCGTGCCCTTCGCCTGGTCTATGAACTTCGATGGAAGGACCGGTATCTCCGATCCGATCACAGGTGCTCTGACAGTCTTCCCCACGAAGTCCCTGCCGCTCACAGAACCCACGACCTCGACGTCCTTCTTCTGCTCCGCAAGCTTTCCCGCGGCTTCCTCGCTGACCACCCATATCTCGGACCCGACCCGCACCTCCTTGTACTCGATGTCAGGATCCACCCAGAGGTTCGTCTGTCCGTAGACCGTCTCGGGCCTCAGCGTCGCGGCCAAGAGGAACTTCCCATCGGTCGGGAACTTCAGAAGAACGAACTCAGCGGGGGTTTCGCCCTCTCCCTCGAGTCTGTCATGGTCGCCCACTGGGGCCTCGTCCTTTGGACACCAGATGACCGGATGTTCTCCGAGGCGCAGGAAACCATTGTCCTTCAGCCTTCTGAACTGCCATTTGACGAAACTGTCGTAGAAGGGATTCAGGCGAGTGGTGATGAACGACCTTCTCCAGTCAACGGACGCCCCAAGGCTCTTCAGGTCGATCATTGCCTGCGGCGGGAAGTACTGCGTCCAGTGGACGGGGTCATTGAACCTTATGATCTCGTCCTGCGGGATGCCCATGTCTCTCATGATCCCGAACTGCATCTCCTCTCCTTCGGAGATCCTGTTGGCCGCCGCGACAATCGGCAGACCCGTGCAGTGGAATGCTTGCGGCATGAGCACGTTGTACCCTCTCATCCGCAAGTGCCTAGCCAGGATCTCCGCGTGCAGAAAAGTGACTCCGAATCCCAGATGGAGGTATCCGTTCATGTAGGGGTATGGAACGTTCAGGAAGAACTTCGGCTGCCCTTCGCGGGCATCGGCCTCAAAAGCTCCGGACTCCTCCCACTTCTTCTGCCACTTCGACTCCATGGCTAGCTGTTCGTCGGTTTTCATGTCGGTTCTCACCCACTAATCCTAGGGCGGAAAAAAGGCTTTCGCCTTGTCCTACGGGATAAGACATCTCACGATATTATTAAATACCGTTCTGCAGATACGGTCTCTAACACGTCCTTATGTTCTCGAACTGTATGACCCAAGTCATACATCCTCGAGAGCAGGCGGTGGCTCAATGAAGGAAATCAACGAGCGCGTGACTCTCAGACTGGAGAAAGACAACCTGGATAGGATGGATTCTTTTCTGCAGAAGAGCAAGGAATTCTCGAACCGATCCCAGTTCCTGAGGGTTGCTGTAGAGGCCTTCATTGACCACACAGAGAAGACCCAGGAAGAGATATCGGTGAAGATACCAGCGAAGTACCTAGGATACATCGATGCAATGATCAGGGACGGCTATTTCCTTTCTCGGGAATATGCGGTTCTCAGATGCATCGAGGAATTCCTCTCCCCAGAGAACGTGATGAGGCTCGGCAAACACAATGAGACGATGGGAGTGGCCTCTGGGAAGGAGGTCTCTGTTGACTTCGGCGAAAAAAGAGAACTTCTCGAACGATAGACAAAGGACGTGCAAAGCGCGGAAGTCTGTGCGACTCTAACGCTAGCCAAAAGATGGGAACGGCGAGGGCCGTAAAGCACTGCTCACTGAAGGGATGGGATGCAAACCTTCGGGACACAGATTTCCGTGCGAACACCTTTGGAGGCAACCAATGAGCGCAGAAGCGGAACAGGAAATCGTGGACCACGTCATGGGAATACTCTCAACAGACCTACCAGAGCCCCGAATCGTCATCGTGGGGTGCGGCGGTGCGGGATGCAACATCGCCGGCCAGGTTCGGGAACGGTCCGGGCAAGGATTGGAGACAGTCGCCATAAACTCCGATGAGGAGAGTCTCGGCAGCGTCGTATCCGACGTCAAGATCCGCTTAGGGAAGGGTCCGGAGCATTCCAGAGGCGCGAAGGGCGTTCCCGAAGTGGGAAAGGGCCTCGCTCGTGCCGCCAAGGATAGCATCTCTTCTGCGATCAGAGCGGACATTGCATTCGTCATTGTCGGGTTGGGCGGAGGCATAGGAACCGGCTGCGCTCCCGAAGTCTCCGGAATCATTCGCGAGTCCGGCGCGGTGGTCATCTCGATCCCTGTGATGCCTTTCTCCGTGGAGGGCCGAAACTCCGCCGCCGAGAAGGGTTTGCGGGAGCTGCGGGCTGCCTCGGACTCCACGATTGTGCTGGAGAATGACTCGCTTCTCAAGTTCGGAGCTGACGTACCGCTAACCGGGGCGTTCTCCGTTCTGAACGGTGTGATTGCCGGCTTGATAGATTGCGTTGTAGAGAGGATATCGAGGACCTTCCTGACAGTGCTCGAAGACGAGGTCGTGGCGATGGCAAGGAACATTCAGGTGGCCGTTGACGTTCAGGAATCGGGAGAGGGAAGATTATCCCCTCTCCCTCCGCTCGAGGCCCAGGGGGAAATCCAGTCATATCCGGAAGAGTTCAACACCTTCGACACCGACTAGCGAGCGACACAGTTTTATCTCTCCAGCCCATGCCAGCTTGGTGATGATCTGACAGTAGTTACAGGGTCAGTTGAGCTCAGTACGCAGGGCGAGGTAGACATTATTGATGTGACGGACGACGTCAGGCGAGTCGTTTCCGATTGCGGGATGAACAGCGGGATAGCCTGCGTCTTCACGAGGAGTTCCACGAGCACCGTCACAACGATCGAGTATGAGCCCGGCCTTCTGAGAGATATACCCGATGCCCTGGAGAGGCTCTTCCCGAAGAACATGGAATACGGACACGAGCAGATGTGGCATGATGGCAACGGGCACAGCCACGTTCGGGCTGCGTTCTTGAAACCCAGCCTGACAGTGCCCTTCGTGGATGGGGACTTGCTCCTGGGGACCTGGCAGCAGATAGTGTTCGTGGAGCTCGACAACAAGCGGAGGAACCGGAAGCTCATCATACAGATGGTCGGGGAGTAGCCTGAGAAGCGCCCACCAAATCGGGCTTTTATACACGATTGGACATGCTCCTCGCAGTGCCCACATCTACTTCTGTTGGGAGAAGGCAGAGGAAAGTCAACCTCTATGTTCTGTCAACGCTCGCCTTCCTCATCAGCCTCGGGTTCGGGCTGATCGCACCGTTTCTGCCCTTCTATGCCGAGTTCCTCGGCGCCGATGCCATCGCCATCGGAATCCTCCTGTCCTCTTTCATGGTAACTCGCGCTCTCCTGGCCACTCCGTTCGGCAATCTCTCGGACAGGATTGGCAGGAAGCGGATAATCGGCGTGGGGGCCGTGATGTATGCCTTTCTCGCCTTCTTCTTCACTCTTCCAGGGGACTGGGTCGGTCTGATTTTCGTCCGTGCCTTTCAGGGTGTTGCGTCCGCAATGGTCTGGCCGGTAGGCGAAGCTCTGCTAGTGGACTCCGTGCCGGGGAGGCAACGGGGACGGGCGATGGGTGTGTACATATTCGCGTCCAATGCGGGCTGGGTTCTTGGCCCCCTCATCGGCGGACTGCTCCTTTTCATGGGGCAGAATGTCCTCGGCCTGGATACGCTCTCCAGCTATCGGTTTCCCTTCTACGTCCTCGCGATTCTGTCTCTCATCGCGGCGGGCCTCTTCTTCGCCACAGTTGAGGATGTAATCAAGCCAGAGAAGCGCAAGAAGGAGGACAGGAGTTCAAGGAAAAAGCGTAGGGCCGTCCTGGACTCGAGGACATCTTCCGAGCTCAGGATTCTCTACCTCAATGCGCTGGTCAATGGTTTCAGCATGGGCATACTGAGTTTCATCACGATTCTCTTCATGAAGGACGTCATCAATATCGAAGAGTATCTGATTGGCATAATAATCGGGCTCACTGGTGCGATTGGGATGATTGCGAACATCCCTGCCGGAAGGCAGGCGGACAGGGTTGGACGAAAACCCGTTCTTCTTCTGGGCGGATATCTGGCCAGACTCTCAATGTTGATGCTTCCATTCGTGGGGCTTCTGCCAT belongs to Candidatus Thermoplasmatota archaeon and includes:
- a CDS encoding site-specific integrase; this encodes MKDERVPTPQELKGIFLSGDKKTRVMCALVAHSGLRIQTLGSYTGDDGLVVGDLPEMKVKGDSIAFEKTPTIVVVRHELSKAGQRYFSFLSEEGCEYLKDYLEERLRNGEKMKMDSPILTPKTAKKPFISTTKVSHAIRGAIRKSGFQWRPYVLRSYFDTQLMLAESKGCVLRDYRTFWMGHVGDIEHRYTTNKAKLPVQVVEDMREAYSRSQEFLQTKVPELPKEEELKRIFRTELLRMSGFTEEEIEKDSLCNISDEELRDIIRNRLVGANPNNNHQKVVGMDQIERYVTEGWEFVTALPNNKVILRYPS
- a CDS encoding ribbon-helix-helix domain-containing protein, producing the protein MKEINERVTLRLEKDNLDRMDSFLQKSKEFSNRSQFLRVAVEAFIDHTEKTQEEISVKIPAKYLGYIDAMIRDGYFLSREYAVLRCIEEFLSPENVMRLGKHNETMGVASGKEVSVDFGEKRELLER
- the leuS gene encoding leucine--tRNA ligase, which gives rise to MKTDEQLAMESKWQKKWEESGAFEADAREGQPKFFLNVPYPYMNGYLHLGFGVTFLHAEILARHLRMRGYNVLMPQAFHCTGLPIVAAANRISEGEEMQFGIMRDMGIPQDEIIRFNDPVHWTQYFPPQAMIDLKSLGASVDWRRSFITTRLNPFYDSFVKWQFRRLKDNGFLRLGEHPVIWCPKDEAPVGDHDRLEGEGETPAEFVLLKFPTDGKFLLAATLRPETVYGQTNLWVDPDIEYKEVRVGSEIWVVSEEAAGKLAEQKKDVEVVGSVSGRDFVGKTVRAPVIGSEIPVLPSKFIDQAKGTGIVTSVPSDAPDDWIALKDLQEDEETLAEFDLDPDEIKNIAPIAIITSEGWGPLPAVEIVDRMGIENQMERDKLEKAKDEIYRTGYYTGVMNEDCGDISGMKVEEAKDAIKRKMIEAGEADILYEPSGEVICRCLTPAVVKLVRDQWFLDYGDPEWKKLTYEALEKMKLLPEISRRQFEYVVDWLREWACAHHHGLGTSLPWDESWVIESLSDSTIYMSYYTFCHLLPEGSADKVDDDFFDYVLFESGDAKSVAEKTGIDVETLDAMRNEFLYWYPFDLRNSGKDLVQNHLVFCIFNHVAIFPQESWPRAFGVNGFVKLEGQKMSKSHGRVTYIRHAIKAWGADVTRITLAQGGEGLDDPSFDVDFADSIGRKLRQWMRFALSDHETRGDVQPIDRWFRSLMNRAMGRYNEAMKLLNLRTALKHAYFDLQGDWNWYLRRCNDIPNSELLADFVELQTMLLAPFVPHVCEEIWEGLGKEGFVSLARLPETDEDSIKVELEASEKFFRNTLDDVRQISRATGMTPARLVFYTHPEWMANMFETAVGLRKEGRLEVGVLMKEAMKDDLVRASSKQASKWAPKLVDQVTKMKPSDIEMFSQCIDEKNYLEESKDFLEREFKCEVSIFTADDPERHDPGSRAAGARPWRPAIFIE
- a CDS encoding MFS transporter, with translation MLLAVPTSTSVGRRQRKVNLYVLSTLAFLISLGFGLIAPFLPFYAEFLGADAIAIGILLSSFMVTRALLATPFGNLSDRIGRKRIIGVGAVMYAFLAFFFTLPGDWVGLIFVRAFQGVASAMVWPVGEALLVDSVPGRQRGRAMGVYIFASNAGWVLGPLIGGLLLFMGQNVLGLDTLSSYRFPFYVLAILSLIAAGLFFATVEDVIKPEKRKKEDRSSRKKRRAVLDSRTSSELRILYLNALVNGFSMGILSFITILFMKDVINIEEYLIGIIIGLTGAIGMIANIPAGRQADRVGRKPVLLLGGYLARLSMLMLPFVGLLPLRALGRASSLADPYLYGLVAISGVLAFRFFAFQISQPALRALQADIIPAAVRGRLIGMMQTMFNVGAIIGAPIGGAVYMAFEGRFFGIPPFVLPGEGVPFIIPAILGFITLTLILLYVREPIKARKERISEK
- a CDS encoding secondary thiamine-phosphate synthase enzyme YjbQ, translating into MTVVTGSVELSTQGEVDIIDVTDDVRRVVSDCGMNSGIACVFTRSSTSTVTTIEYEPGLLRDIPDALERLFPKNMEYGHEQMWHDGNGHSHVRAAFLKPSLTVPFVDGDLLLGTWQQIVFVELDNKRRNRKLIIQMVGE